From the genome of Acropora palmata chromosome 4, jaAcrPala1.3, whole genome shotgun sequence, one region includes:
- the LOC141880380 gene encoding uncharacterized protein LOC141880380 isoform X1 yields MNQAIEGQKQSSTSTILSEMESSPSLSSSSFSIDNILKPDKCDSSQEPRSADRALTLAERLADIILEVHYGSSRGKHRRTRTAFTHQQLQILENTFSKTHYPDVVMREQLAVYINIPESRIQVWFKNRRAKYRKQMKDGEELTTGNEMENKAALERHFGSHEAPWSPQHFYPGSTGLPFGAGNAVSAQSNYAQYSWPAVPLYTSSPCACVPSYSENARRSWSACSACYENSDRKNPLK; encoded by the exons ATGAATCAG GCAATTGAAGGACAAAAGCAATCAAGTACTTCCACTATCTTATCTGAAATGGAATCTTCCCCGAGTCTGAGCTCATCGTCATTTTCCATCGATAACATTCTAAAACCAGACAAATGCGATTCGTCACAGGAACCTCGTTCGGCAGATAGAGCCTTAACACTGGCTGAGCGCCTAGCTG ACATAATTTTGGAGGTGCATTACGGGTCATCGCGGGGTAAACATCGACGCACACGTACCGCATTTACACATCAGCAGCTCCAGATACTTGAAAATACATTCTCCAAGACGCATTATCCTGATGTTGTAATGAGGGAGCAGTTGGCTGTTTATATTAATATTCCAGAGTCAAGAATACAG GTATGGTTCAAAAATCGCAGGGCAAAGTACAGGAAGCAAATGAAAGACGGCGAAGAATTAACAACTGGtaatgaaatggaaaacaagGCTGCACTGGAGCGCCACTTTGGCAGTCATGAAGCTCCTTGGAGCCCACAGCACTTTTATCCTGGAAGTACCGGTCTCCCTTTTGGCGCAGGAAATGCAGTTTCAGCTCAAAGCAATTATGCCCAATACTCTTGGCCTGCGGTTCCGTTGTATACTTCAAGCCCATGCGCATGTGTGCCTTCGTACTCTGAGAATGCGAGGAGATCTTGGTCCGCTTGTTCAGCTTGTTATGAAAACTCAGACAGAAAAAATCCTCTGAAGTGA
- the LOC141880380 gene encoding diencephalon/mesencephalon homeobox protein 1-B-like isoform X2: MESSPSLSSSSFSIDNILKPDKCDSSQEPRSADRALTLAERLADIILEVHYGSSRGKHRRTRTAFTHQQLQILENTFSKTHYPDVVMREQLAVYINIPESRIQVWFKNRRAKYRKQMKDGEELTTGNEMENKAALERHFGSHEAPWSPQHFYPGSTGLPFGAGNAVSAQSNYAQYSWPAVPLYTSSPCACVPSYSENARRSWSACSACYENSDRKNPLK; the protein is encoded by the exons ATGGAATCTTCCCCGAGTCTGAGCTCATCGTCATTTTCCATCGATAACATTCTAAAACCAGACAAATGCGATTCGTCACAGGAACCTCGTTCGGCAGATAGAGCCTTAACACTGGCTGAGCGCCTAGCTG ACATAATTTTGGAGGTGCATTACGGGTCATCGCGGGGTAAACATCGACGCACACGTACCGCATTTACACATCAGCAGCTCCAGATACTTGAAAATACATTCTCCAAGACGCATTATCCTGATGTTGTAATGAGGGAGCAGTTGGCTGTTTATATTAATATTCCAGAGTCAAGAATACAG GTATGGTTCAAAAATCGCAGGGCAAAGTACAGGAAGCAAATGAAAGACGGCGAAGAATTAACAACTGGtaatgaaatggaaaacaagGCTGCACTGGAGCGCCACTTTGGCAGTCATGAAGCTCCTTGGAGCCCACAGCACTTTTATCCTGGAAGTACCGGTCTCCCTTTTGGCGCAGGAAATGCAGTTTCAGCTCAAAGCAATTATGCCCAATACTCTTGGCCTGCGGTTCCGTTGTATACTTCAAGCCCATGCGCATGTGTGCCTTCGTACTCTGAGAATGCGAGGAGATCTTGGTCCGCTTGTTCAGCTTGTTATGAAAACTCAGACAGAAAAAATCCTCTGAAGTGA